A single genomic interval of Stieleria maiorica harbors:
- a CDS encoding DUF1501 domain-containing protein produces the protein MWNESVTRRCFLNRQALGIGSVALAWLLQQEQAGAKPKNVPKQPPTFDLDLKPTHHPAKAKAMISLFQHGGPSHMDLTDPKPVLSKYDGTQYEGEVGFSFVNEASKKLMGTRWKFAKHGQCGTELSELLPETAKIVDDICLIRSMHTGANGHEVSIRYFHGGIPGVTGRAHMASWLLYGLGSETQELPAYMVLTDPGGHPVDGTHNWSSGFMPALYQGTVLRPKEPRILNLDAPAHLQGIPQRKNLDFLQALNRNHALRFPGAADLEARIASYELAARMQTAAAEALDISKETKATHELYGINDDATREYGTRCLIARRLVERGVRFVQLFQNGQPWDNHSNLGTALPAVCRKTDKPSAALVQDLKQRGMLDEVMVHWGGEIGRLPVTQNQGAPEKDGRDHNGQGFSMWLAGGGIKPGMTFGATDDFGHRAVENKVTPNDYQATLLHQFGLDWNDLVFHHNGRQEILTAGRPARVVDEILA, from the coding sequence ATGTGGAATGAATCCGTCACACGCCGCTGTTTTTTGAATCGCCAGGCTCTGGGGATCGGATCGGTCGCGCTGGCTTGGTTGTTGCAGCAAGAGCAAGCAGGGGCGAAACCGAAGAACGTTCCCAAACAACCGCCGACATTCGATTTGGATCTCAAGCCGACCCACCATCCGGCCAAGGCCAAGGCGATGATCTCGCTGTTTCAACACGGTGGCCCGTCGCACATGGACCTGACCGATCCGAAACCGGTATTGTCCAAGTACGACGGCACTCAATATGAAGGCGAAGTCGGATTCAGCTTCGTTAACGAAGCCAGCAAGAAACTGATGGGCACCCGCTGGAAATTCGCCAAACATGGCCAGTGCGGCACGGAGCTTTCCGAGCTGTTGCCGGAAACGGCAAAAATCGTCGACGACATCTGCTTGATCCGCAGCATGCACACCGGGGCGAACGGGCACGAAGTGTCGATCCGTTACTTTCACGGCGGAATCCCCGGCGTCACCGGACGAGCCCACATGGCATCTTGGTTGTTGTACGGACTCGGCAGCGAAACACAGGAGTTACCCGCCTACATGGTGCTGACCGACCCGGGCGGGCATCCCGTCGACGGCACGCACAATTGGTCCAGCGGCTTCATGCCCGCACTGTATCAGGGCACGGTGCTGCGTCCCAAGGAGCCGCGGATCTTGAATCTGGATGCGCCGGCCCACCTGCAAGGGATTCCGCAACGCAAAAACCTGGATTTTCTGCAAGCACTCAATCGCAACCATGCCCTGCGGTTCCCCGGTGCCGCTGATTTAGAAGCCCGTATCGCCAGCTATGAACTGGCCGCCAGGATGCAAACCGCGGCGGCCGAAGCATTGGACATTTCCAAAGAAACCAAGGCGACACATGAGTTATATGGAATCAACGATGACGCGACCCGAGAGTACGGCACACGTTGTTTGATCGCCCGGCGGCTGGTCGAGCGTGGCGTCCGATTTGTGCAGCTGTTTCAGAACGGCCAGCCCTGGGACAACCACAGCAACTTGGGGACGGCGTTGCCGGCGGTTTGCCGCAAGACCGACAAACCCTCCGCGGCACTCGTCCAGGATCTCAAGCAACGCGGCATGTTGGACGAGGTGATGGTGCATTGGGGCGGCGAAATCGGGCGTCTGCCGGTGACACAAAACCAGGGGGCTCCCGAAAAAGACGGCCGCGACCATAACGGTCAAGGCTTCAGCATGTGGCTTGCCGGTGGCGGCATCAAACCGGGAATGACCTTCGGTGCGACCGATGATTTCGGACACCGAGCGGTCGAAAACAAGGTCACGCCGAACGATTACCAGGCGACGTTGTTGCACCAATTCGGCTTGGACTGGAACGACCTGGTCTTCCACCACAACGGACGCCAAGAAATCTTAACGGCCGGTCGCCCGGCCCGTGTCGTCGACGAAATCCTGGCGTGA
- a CDS encoding DUF1549 domain-containing protein, with protein MTRTSFLTMLLICMNPWVSCPRLFSADATPSPNLTYEQDIRPIFRAHCFDCHGATGELEGGLDLRLVRLIKDGGDSGAAIVPGKPEESLVIERVVSGEMPPGDHNVPSDQVETLRQWISAGAPTARPEPDSIGPGLGITPEERAYWAYQPIAPETVAPTTDHPGVRNPIDAIVLQSMDRHDSPFEPEADRTTLVIRAFFDLIGLPPSADQMQRWRDDPRDDWYDHLLTELLDSPHYGERWARHWLDVAGYADSEGYTVADQERAWAWKYRDWVIRALNDDKPFDQFIIEQLAGDELAGEREGDLTDEQIERLTATGFLRMAADGTGNGANNDEARNQVMIDTIKIVGTALMGTSFHCAQCHDHRYDPILQTDYYALRAVFEPALDWKAWKTPNARLVSLYTAADREKAAQVEAEAKTIEQERQQRQEKYMKQALDNELLKFEEPLRTSLRQAYETPANQRNEEQKKLLAANPSVNITPGNLYQYIPESKTQLAEISKRIADVRSKKPAEQFVRALVEPAGHAPETKLFHRGDPGQPKQTVAPAAPQVASPEGHHVVFPIDDPALPSTGRRLAFARWLTDRDNPLLSRVIVNRIWMHHFGKGLVATAGEFGKLGSTPSDPQLLDWLAAEFINQGWSLKRLHLTILSSALWRQRVVPTSPNPYAQNLRRLEAETIRDRMLAASGSLDRQLFGPPVKIKEDETGQVVVDGPQSRRSLYIQNRRSRPVALLQTFDAPVMETNCENRVSSTVATQSLMLLNGQFILDQSAKLADRAAREAQPIPDEQLASLPEVPDPKPSRWQYGFGRFDEDAGRTEFTAFPHFTGTHYSGGDKLPDVKLGWAHLNAAGGHPDGEGRSVILRWVAPHDGVVAIGGKLHHPSENGDGVQGRIVANRSGVIGQWVAQHGGAETKLDSIEVQTGDTIDFITDCRSNHSSDSFSWPVTITLTGQDKSDATFTAQTEFAGPAASTDAVPGQIVRAWELAYNRQPSNLELTMALQFVADQIRTMDSMPEAVPSGRSSVSQAMTNLCQSLLSSNEFLYVE; from the coding sequence ATGACCCGCACATCGTTTTTGACTATGCTGTTGATCTGCATGAACCCTTGGGTTTCATGTCCCCGGCTGTTTTCGGCCGACGCAACGCCGTCGCCGAATTTGACCTACGAGCAAGACATTCGTCCGATCTTTCGCGCCCATTGTTTTGACTGTCACGGGGCCACCGGGGAACTCGAAGGCGGCTTGGACCTGCGTCTGGTGCGGCTGATCAAAGACGGGGGGGACAGCGGTGCGGCGATCGTGCCGGGGAAACCCGAGGAAAGCTTGGTCATCGAGCGTGTCGTCTCCGGCGAAATGCCTCCGGGCGACCACAACGTCCCCTCCGATCAGGTGGAGACCCTTCGACAATGGATCTCCGCGGGAGCCCCGACGGCACGCCCGGAACCCGATTCCATCGGCCCCGGATTGGGGATCACCCCAGAAGAGCGGGCCTATTGGGCGTATCAACCGATCGCCCCCGAAACTGTCGCACCGACGACCGATCATCCGGGTGTTCGAAACCCGATCGATGCGATCGTTTTGCAATCCATGGACCGGCACGACAGCCCCTTTGAACCCGAGGCGGACCGCACCACGCTGGTCATCCGCGCCTTTTTTGATTTGATCGGGTTGCCGCCATCGGCCGATCAGATGCAACGCTGGCGAGACGATCCACGTGATGATTGGTACGACCACCTGCTGACCGAACTGCTCGATTCCCCGCACTACGGTGAACGCTGGGCACGCCACTGGTTGGACGTCGCCGGCTACGCCGACTCCGAAGGCTACACCGTCGCCGACCAGGAACGCGCCTGGGCATGGAAGTACCGCGACTGGGTCATCCGAGCCCTCAACGACGATAAACCGTTTGACCAATTCATCATTGAACAGTTGGCCGGTGACGAACTGGCCGGGGAGCGCGAGGGCGATTTGACGGACGAGCAAATCGAACGACTGACCGCAACCGGCTTTCTACGAATGGCCGCCGACGGAACCGGTAACGGGGCGAACAACGACGAAGCACGCAATCAAGTGATGATCGACACGATCAAGATCGTCGGGACAGCCCTGATGGGCACCAGCTTTCACTGCGCCCAATGCCACGACCATCGCTACGACCCGATCTTGCAAACCGACTACTACGCGCTGCGGGCGGTATTCGAACCAGCGCTCGATTGGAAAGCCTGGAAAACCCCCAACGCTCGATTGGTTTCCTTGTACACCGCCGCCGACCGCGAAAAAGCCGCTCAGGTGGAAGCCGAGGCCAAGACGATCGAGCAGGAGAGACAACAGCGGCAAGAGAAGTACATGAAGCAGGCGCTGGACAACGAACTGCTCAAATTCGAAGAACCGCTGCGAACGTCGTTGCGTCAGGCATACGAAACGCCAGCCAATCAGCGTAACGAAGAACAGAAGAAACTGCTGGCGGCCAACCCCAGCGTCAACATCACGCCGGGGAACCTGTACCAATACATTCCCGAATCGAAGACGCAATTGGCCGAGATCAGCAAACGGATCGCCGACGTCCGATCCAAAAAGCCGGCCGAACAATTCGTGCGTGCATTGGTCGAACCGGCCGGACACGCTCCGGAAACCAAATTGTTCCATCGTGGCGACCCGGGTCAGCCGAAACAAACCGTCGCGCCGGCCGCACCGCAAGTCGCCTCACCCGAAGGACATCACGTGGTGTTTCCGATCGATGACCCCGCGCTTCCGTCAACAGGCCGTCGACTGGCCTTTGCCCGCTGGTTGACCGATCGCGACAACCCGCTGCTGTCCCGCGTGATCGTCAACCGCATCTGGATGCATCACTTCGGCAAAGGCCTGGTGGCGACGGCGGGCGAGTTCGGCAAACTCGGTTCAACGCCGTCCGATCCCCAATTGCTCGATTGGCTGGCGGCGGAGTTCATCAACCAAGGATGGAGTCTGAAACGTCTGCACCTCACAATCCTGTCGTCGGCGCTGTGGCGACAGCGTGTGGTCCCGACGTCCCCGAATCCCTATGCCCAAAACTTGCGCAGGCTGGAAGCGGAGACGATTCGCGACCGGATGTTGGCCGCATCGGGGTCGCTCGATCGCCAATTGTTCGGTCCGCCGGTGAAGATCAAGGAGGACGAAACGGGCCAAGTCGTCGTCGACGGGCCCCAGTCCCGGCGCAGTCTGTACATCCAGAATCGGCGCAGCCGTCCCGTCGCGCTGCTGCAGACCTTTGACGCACCGGTGATGGAAACCAATTGCGAAAACCGTGTCAGTTCGACGGTGGCGACACAATCGTTGATGCTGCTGAACGGACAATTCATTCTTGATCAATCCGCCAAGCTGGCCGACCGCGCGGCGCGCGAAGCCCAGCCGATCCCTGACGAACAATTGGCCTCACTGCCCGAGGTGCCCGATCCGAAACCGAGCCGCTGGCAGTACGGCTTTGGTCGATTCGACGAAGACGCCGGCCGGACCGAGTTCACCGCGTTTCCACACTTCACCGGCACACACTACAGCGGCGGAGATAAATTGCCGGACGTCAAACTCGGCTGGGCGCACTTGAACGCCGCCGGTGGACACCCCGACGGCGAAGGTCGCTCCGTGATTCTTCGCTGGGTGGCGCCGCACGATGGCGTGGTCGCGATCGGCGGAAAACTGCATCATCCGTCCGAAAATGGCGACGGGGTGCAGGGACGGATCGTGGCGAATCGGTCCGGGGTCATCGGCCAGTGGGTGGCACAACATGGGGGTGCGGAGACGAAGCTGGATTCAATCGAAGTTCAAACCGGCGACACGATCGACTTTATTACCGACTGCCGCAGCAACCACAGTTCGGACTCGTTCAGTTGGCCGGTCACGATCACGTTGACCGGACAAGACAAATCGGACGCGACGTTCACCGCACAAACCGAGTTTGCCGGCCCCGCGGCATCCACCGATGCGGTCCCCGGCCAGATCGTTCGGGCTTGGGAACTCGCCTACAACCGTCAACCCAGCAACCTCGAATTGACGATGGCCCTCCAATTTGTCGCCGATCAAATCCGGACGATGGACTCGATGCCGGAGGCGGTTCCGTCGGGGCGATCGAGTGTCTCCCAGGCGATGACCAACCTGTGTCAGTCACTCCTCAGTTCCAACGAGTTCCTGTATGTGGAATGA
- a CDS encoding agmatine deiminase family protein, whose amino-acid sequence MSNRSAQSDNSIQATASEKTDADAHVKALELSLTAADAFARQSLEETMASQEAVLTDLARAYGNESDPTFAQTFLSTSGETYSQYVQNQHYGKSDQVANVLFRLGQTRFLQGDGMQAIDALNRSIAAPSIASDPRLRSRALNMRGCVQATLGDWEHGTADFQESFTSLVGQPGSRRLAAIALRNLCYATQAQGIDGKEYLYKAIEFLAPWSESKSLTVEHEMLVDFRAELCLLLVIDGEHESAQRVCDQIQGDLQSLLAKTQNLAKRQAHRYRYEDALLQIRACTGAIAAEAVHDDQPEVSHRRPVPQWRPLVDLRSELVSSDRLLRGTMVGEFERQSSFAVAWCSFDWTERIVTSIAKHLSARADLVIVADNPDSLKRAGRSLTAAGVDLNRVDFRMLETEVPWFRDCGPIVSVAPGGRTIWFDSQLTRRNTDFRPICDSLPERIVDFAGTLVGRTPLRVEGGMLASNGRGLTITSEAMLQKNAEYGFSPQAIRDELMRITGAKELVVVPTLENEPTSHVDMFLTFVDPVTVVVGQYSDADDPNAAVLDEVARQLSEFNDDGQRLRVHRVPMSPRTDDHFRTYTNVVFGNGVLLVPSYAGHERLEADVRQIYQTLLPDWEIVFIDCTRLIELDGALHCLVTNLGPAGLDRTRGSVQVRTEAKRDESK is encoded by the coding sequence GTGAGCAATCGGTCTGCCCAGTCGGATAACTCCATTCAAGCAACCGCGTCAGAGAAAACGGACGCGGACGCCCACGTCAAAGCGTTGGAACTGAGTCTGACGGCAGCGGACGCCTTCGCCAGACAATCGCTCGAAGAGACAATGGCATCGCAGGAGGCCGTTTTGACGGACCTGGCGCGGGCGTATGGCAACGAATCCGATCCGACATTTGCCCAGACGTTTCTCTCCACATCCGGCGAGACCTATTCGCAGTACGTGCAGAATCAACATTACGGAAAGAGCGACCAGGTCGCAAACGTCCTGTTCCGGCTCGGACAAACACGATTCTTGCAAGGCGATGGAATGCAGGCCATCGACGCGCTGAACCGATCGATCGCAGCGCCGTCCATCGCAAGCGATCCGAGGCTTCGGTCCAGGGCGCTCAACATGCGCGGATGCGTCCAGGCGACGTTGGGAGACTGGGAGCACGGAACCGCCGATTTTCAAGAGAGCTTTACGAGTCTGGTTGGACAACCCGGCAGCCGGCGACTCGCCGCAATTGCTTTGCGAAACCTTTGCTACGCCACACAGGCCCAAGGGATCGATGGCAAAGAGTACTTGTACAAGGCGATCGAGTTTCTCGCTCCCTGGTCCGAGTCCAAATCGCTGACGGTCGAACACGAAATGCTGGTCGACTTTCGCGCCGAACTCTGTTTGCTGCTAGTGATCGACGGTGAACACGAGTCGGCACAACGTGTTTGCGATCAGATTCAAGGTGATCTTCAGTCGCTGTTGGCTAAGACTCAGAATCTGGCGAAACGGCAGGCGCACCGCTATCGATACGAAGACGCCCTGCTGCAGATCCGCGCGTGCACCGGAGCGATCGCCGCGGAAGCGGTGCATGACGATCAACCTGAGGTCTCGCATCGGCGCCCTGTTCCGCAGTGGCGGCCCCTGGTCGACCTCCGCAGTGAACTGGTCTCCAGTGATCGTCTGCTTCGGGGAACGATGGTCGGGGAGTTTGAACGTCAATCGAGTTTTGCGGTCGCTTGGTGCTCGTTCGATTGGACCGAACGGATCGTGACCAGCATTGCCAAACATCTGTCCGCCCGTGCCGACTTGGTCATCGTTGCCGACAACCCCGATTCGCTCAAACGAGCCGGGCGGTCATTGACTGCCGCGGGTGTCGACCTGAACCGCGTGGACTTTCGGATGCTGGAAACCGAGGTTCCTTGGTTCCGTGATTGCGGGCCGATTGTTTCAGTCGCCCCCGGCGGACGAACGATTTGGTTCGATTCCCAACTGACACGTCGCAATACCGATTTTCGGCCGATCTGTGATTCACTGCCCGAAAGAATCGTGGACTTTGCAGGCACGTTGGTCGGTCGGACGCCGTTGCGGGTCGAAGGCGGAATGCTCGCGTCCAACGGTCGCGGGTTGACGATCACTTCCGAAGCGATGTTGCAGAAGAATGCCGAGTATGGATTCTCGCCCCAGGCGATCAGAGATGAGTTAATGCGGATCACGGGGGCAAAGGAGCTGGTCGTCGTCCCGACGTTGGAAAACGAACCGACCTCTCACGTCGACATGTTCCTCACCTTCGTGGACCCCGTCACGGTGGTCGTCGGCCAATACTCGGATGCCGACGATCCCAACGCTGCGGTGCTCGACGAGGTCGCACGGCAGCTTTCTGAGTTCAACGACGACGGGCAAAGATTACGCGTGCATCGCGTCCCGATGTCGCCACGAACTGACGATCATTTCCGGACCTACACCAATGTCGTCTTCGGAAATGGAGTTTTGTTGGTGCCTTCCTACGCCGGGCATGAACGTCTCGAAGCCGACGTCCGACAGATCTATCAAACGCTCCTGCCGGATTGGGAAATCGTTTTCATCGACTGCACCCGGCTCATCGAGCTTGACGGTGCCCTGCACTGCCTGGTGACCAATCTGGGTCCGGCGGGATTGGACAGGACCCGAGGCTCGGTTCAGGTGAGGACAGAGGCGAAACGCGACGAATCCAAATGA